The Glycine soja cultivar W05 chromosome 8, ASM419377v2, whole genome shotgun sequence genome has a window encoding:
- the LOC114423383 gene encoding glutamate decarboxylase 1-like, which translates to MVFPKPSSESDLFLCSNFASRYARDSLPRFSMPENSMPKEAAYQNIHDELQLDAIPKLNLASFVTTSMEEECNKLIMESINKNYVDMDEYPATTDLHNRCVNMIARMFHAEIGENENATGAGTVGSSEAIMLAGLAFKKKWQNKRKAEGKPYDKPNLVTGSNVQVCWEKFARYFEVELREVEVREGYYVMDPAKAVELVDENTICVAAILGSTYNGEFEDVKLLNDLLLEKNKQTGWDTPIHVDAASGGFIAPFLYPELEWDFRLPLVKSINVSGHKYGLVYAGIGWVIWRTKDDLPEDLVFHINYLGADQPTFTLNFSKGSSQIIAQYYQLIRLGHEGYRSIMENCRDNAMVLKESLEKSGHFNILSKDNGVPVVAFSLKDRSQYDEYKISEMLRRHGWIVPAYPMPPAAQHINVLRVVIRAEFSRTLAERLVFDIYNVLHELEKLHPPKVTNFIKEENKALVETGVKKTALDAHREIIAQESNKRQKIMAA; encoded by the exons ATGGTTTTTCCAAAACCCTCTTCTGAGTCTGACCTCTTTCTTTGTTCCAACTTTGCTTCTCGCTATGCCAGGGACTCTCTTCCCAG GTTCAGCATGCCAGAGAACTCCATGCCTAAGGAGGCTGCGTACCAAAACATTCACGATGAGTTGCAGCTTGATGCAATTCCAAAGCTGAACTTGGCTTCTTTTGTGACCACTTCCATGGAAGAAGAGTGCAACAAACTCATCATGGAATCCATCAACAAGAACTATGTTGACATGGACGAGTATCCTGCCACCACTGACCTTCAC AATCGATGTGTGAACATGATAGCACGTATGTTCCATGCTGAGATCGGAGAAAATGAGAATGCAACTGGAGCAGGAACAGTTGGATCATCAGAGGCCATAATGCTGGCAGGGCTTGCATTCAAGAAGAAGTGGCAGAACAAGCGCAAGGCAGAGGGAAAGCCTTATGATAAGCCAAATTTGGTGACTGGTTCCAATGTGCAAGTATGTTGGGAGAAATTTGCAAGGTATTTTGAGGTGGAGTTGAGGGAAGTGGAGGTCAGAGAAGGCTATTATGTCATGGACCCTGCCAAAGCCGTTGAACTTGTTGATGAGAACACTATTTGTGTGGCTGCAATCTTGGGTTCAACTTACAATGGAGAGTTCGAAGATGTCAAGCTTTTAAATGACCTGTTGCTAGAAAAAAACAAGCAAACTGG ATGGGATACGCCTATTCACGTGGATGCTGCAAGTGGTGGGTTTATTGCTCCATTCCTATATCCAGAGCTAGAATGGGATTTCAGACTCCCATTGGTGAAGAGCATAAATGTTAGTGGCCACAAGTATGGGCTTGTTTATGCTGGCATTGGTTGGGTTATTTGGAGGACCAAGGATGACTTGCCAGAAGACCTTGTCTTCCATATTAACTACCTTGGAGCTGACCAACCCACCTTCACCCTCAATTTCTCTAAAG GTTCTAGTCAGATCATTGCTCAATATTATCAGCTAATTCGCCTTGGCCATGAG GGATACCGTAGCATAATGGAGAACTGCAGAGACAATGCAATGGTGCTGAAGGAAAGTTTGGAGAAGAGTGGACACTTTAACAtactctcaaaagacaatggtGTTCCTGTTGTGGCATTTTCTCTAAAGGACAGAAGCCAGTACGATGAGTACAAGATATCAGAGATGTTGCGTCGCCACGGTTGGATTGTGCCGGCATATCCAATGCCACCAGCTGCTCAACACATCAATGTGCTCCGTGTGGTCATCAGGGCTGAGTTTTCACGCACCCTTGCTGAACGCCTTGTGTTTGACATATACAATGTGCTGCATGAACTTGAAAAGCTACATCCCCCCAAAGTGACCAACTTCATTAAGGAAGAAAACAAGGCCTTGGTTGAAACTGGTGTCAAGAAAACTGCATTGGATGCACATAGGGAAATCATTGCTCAAGAATCAAACAAGCGTCAGAAAATTATGGCTGCCTAA
- the LOC114423902 gene encoding glutamate decarboxylase 1-like: MVFPKPASESDLFLHSNFASRYARDSLPRFSIPEDSMPKEAAYQNIHDELQLDAIPKLNLASFVTTSMEEECNKLIMESINKNYVDMDEYPITTDLHNRCVNMIARLFHAEIGENENATGAGTVGSSEAIMLAGLAFKKKWQNKRKEEGKPYDKPNLVTGSNVQVCWEKFARYFEVELREVEVREGYYVMDPAKAVEMVDENTICVAAILGSTYNGEFEDVKLLNDLLLEKNKQTGWDTPIHVDAASGGFIAPFLYPELEWDFRLPLVKSINVSGHKYGLVYAGIGWVIWRTKDDLPEDLVFHINYLGADQPTFTLNFSKGSSQIIAQYYQLIRLGQEGYRSIMENCRENAMVLKEDLEKSGHFNILSKDDGVPVVAFSLKDRSRYDEFKISEMLRRHGWIVPAYPMPPAAQHINVLRVVIRAEFSRTLAERLAFDIHNVMDELEKLHPPIVTKNTKEENKAMAENGVKNTALDAHREIIAQESNKRQKIMAA; this comes from the exons ATGGTTTTTCCAAAACCCGCTTCTGAGTCTGATCTCTTTCTTCATTCCAACTTTGCTTCTCGTTATGCCAGGGACTCTCTTCCCAG GTTCAGCATACCCGAGGACTCCATGCCAAAGGAGGCTGCGTATCAGAACATACACGATGAGTTGCAGCTTGATGCAATTCCAAAGCTGAACTTGGCTTCCTTTGTGACAACTTCCATGGAAGAAGAGTGCAACAAGCTCATCATGGAATCGATAAACAAGAACTATGTCGACATGGACGAATATCCTATCACCACTGACCTTCAC AATCGGTGCGTGAACATGATAGCACGTTTATTCCATGCTGAAATTGGAGAAAATGAGAATGCAACTGGAGCAggaaccgttggatcatctgaGGCCATAATGCTGGCAGGGCTTGCATTCAAGAAGAAGTGGCAGAACAAGCGCAAGGAAGAGGGAAAGCCTTATGATAAGCCAAATTTGGTGACTGGTTCCAACGTGCAGGTATGTTGGGAGAAATTTGCGAGGTATTTTGAAGTGGAGTTGAGAGAAGTGGAGGTGAGGGAAGGCTACTACGTGATGGACCCTGCCAAAGCAGTTGAAATGGTTGATGAGAACACTATTTGTGTGGCTGCAATCTTGGGTTCAACTTACAATGGAGAGTTCGAAGATGTCAAGCTCCTAAATGACCTATTGCTAGAAAAAAACAAGCAAACTGG atgGGATACACCTATTCATGTGGATGCTGCAAGTGGTGGCTTTATTGCTCCATTCCTTTATCCAGAGTTAGAATGGGATTTTAGACTCCCATTGGTGAAGAGCATAAATGTTAGTGGCCACAAGTATGGGCTTGTTTATGCTGGCATTGGTTGGGTTATTTGGAGGACCAAGGATGACTTACCAGAAGACCTTGTCTTCCATATTAATTACCTTGGAGCTGACCAACCCACCTTCACCCTCAATTTCTCTAAAG GTTCTAGCCAGATCATTGCTCAATATTATCAGCTAATTCGTCTTGGCCAAGAG GGGTACCGAAGCATAATGGAGAACTGCAGAGAAAATGCAATGGTGCTGAAGGAAGATTTGGAGAAAAGTGGTCACTTTAACATTCTCTCAAAAGACGATGGTGTTCCTGTGGTGGCATTTTCTCTCAAAGACAGAAGCCGGTACGATGAGTTCAAGATATCAGAGATGTTGCGCCGCCACGGTTGGATCGTGCCGGCGTATCCAATGCCACCTGCTGCTCAACACATCAATGTGCTCCGTGTGGTCATCAGGGCTGAGTTTTCACGCACCCTTGCTGAACGCCTTGCGTTTGACATACACAATGTGATGGATGAACTTGAAAAGTTGCATCCCCCCATAGTGACCAAAAACACAAAGGAAGAGAACAAGGCCATGGCTGAAAATGGGGTGAAGAACACTGCATTGGATGCACACAGGGAAATCATTGCTCAAGAATCCAACAAGCGTCAGAAAATCATGGCAGCTTAG
- the LOC114424358 gene encoding glutamate decarboxylase 1-like: MVFPRPPSESDLFLHSNFASRYARDSLPRFSMPEDSMPKEAAYQNIHDELQLDAIPKLNLASFVTTSMEEECNKLIMESINKNYVDMDEYPITTDLHNRCLNMIARMFHAETGENENAIGAGTVGSSEAIMLAGLAFKKKWQNKRKAEGKPYDKPNLVTGSNVQVCWEKFARYFEVELREVEVREGYYVMDPAKAVELVDENTICVAAILGSTYNGEFEDVKLLNDLLLEKNKQTGWDTPIHVDAASGGFIAPFLYPELEWDFRLPLVKSINVSGHKYGLVYAGIGWVIWRTKDDLPEDLVFHINYLGADQPTFTLNFSKGSSQIIAQYYQLIRLGQEGYRSIMENCRENAMVLKEDLEKSGHFNILSKDDGVPVVAFSLKDRSRYDEFKISEMLRRHGWIVPAYPMPPAAQHINVLRVVIRAEFSRTLAERLVLDIHSVLDELEKVHPSKVTKNTKEENKLLVENGVKNTALDAHSEIIAQESNKRQKIMVA; encoded by the exons ATGGTTTTTCCAAGACCTCCTTCTGAGTCTGACCTCTTTCTTCATTCCAACTTTGCTTCTCGCTATGCCAGAGACTCTCTTcccag GTTCAGCATGCCCGAGGACTCCATGCCAAAGGAAGCTGCGTACCAGAACATACATGATGAGTTGCAGCTTGATGCAATTCCAAAGCTGAACTTGGCTTCGTTTGTGACCACTTCCATGGAAGAAGAGTGCAACAAACTAATCATGGAGTCCATCAACAAGAACTATGTTGACATGGACGAGTATCCTATCACCACTGACCTTCAC AACCGGTGTCTGAACATGATAGCACGTATGTTCCATGCTGAAACTGGAGAAAATGAGAATGCAATTGGAGCAGGAACAGTTGGATCATCAGAGGCCATAATGCTGGCAGGGCTTGCATTCAAGAAGAAGTGGCAGAACAAGCGCAAGGCAGAGGGAAAGCCTTATGATAAGCCAAATTTGGTGACTGGTTCCAATGTGCAAGTATGTTGGGAGAAATTTGCAAGGTATTTTGAGGTGGAGTTGAGGGAAGTGGAGGTCAGAGAAGGCTATTATGTCATGGACCCTGCCAAAGCCGTTGAACTTGTTGATGAGAACACTATTTGTGTGGCTGCAATCTTGGGTTCAACTTACAATGGAGAGTTCGAAGATGTCAAGCTTTTAAATGACCTGTTGCTAGAAAAAAACAAGCAAACTGG ATGGGATACGCCTATTCACGTGGATGCTGCAAGTGGTGGGTTTATTGCTCCATTCCTATATCCAGAGCTAGAATGGGATTTCAGACTCCCATTGGTGAAGAGCATAAATGTTAGTGGCCACAAGTATGGGCTTGTTTATGCTGGCATTGGTTGGGTTATTTGGAGGACCAAGGATGACTTGCCAGAAGACCTTGTCTTCCATATTAACTACCTTGGAGCTGACCAACCCACCTTCACCCTCAATTTCTCTAAAG GTTCTAGTCAGATCATTGCTCAATATTATCAGCTAATTCGCCTTGGCCAAGAG GGGTACCGCAGCATAATGGAGAACTGCAGAGAAAATGCGATGGTGCTGAAAGAAGATTTAGAGAAGAGTGGACACTTTAACATACTCTCAAAAGACGATGGTGTTCCTGTGGTGGCATTTTCTCTCAAAGACAGAAGCCGGTACGATGAGTTCAAGATATCAGAGATGTTGCGCCGCCACGGTTGGATCGTGCCGGCATATCCAATGCCACCAGCTGCTCAACACATCAATGTGCTCCGTGTGGTCATCAGGGCTGAGTTTTCGCGCACCCTTGCTGAACGCCTTGTGCTTGACATACACAGTGTGCTAGATGAACTTGAAAAGGTACATCCCTCCAAAGTGACCAAAAACACAAAGGAAGAGAACAAGTTATTGGTTGAAAATGGGGTGAAGAACACCGCATTGGACGCACACAGTGAAATCATTGCTCAAGAATCCAACAAGCGTCAGAAAATCATGGTTGCCTAG